In Rhizobium gallicum bv. gallicum R602sp, the following proteins share a genomic window:
- a CDS encoding glycosyltransferase family protein, with the protein MSTKRILFYVQHLLGIGHIARASRIADALVKDGFDVTVATGGLPVPGFPGAGIKTIALPPVVASNAGFSGLADAHGNVAGDAFLSRRRDLLLAAFQEVRPHAVITEAFPFGRRQMRFELLPLLDMIGRTDPKPKLFSSVRDILQENRKPGRDEETVDLVKRHFDAVLVHGDADFVRLEDTFPLTAEIADKVRYTGLVAPKPAAAPTDVFDIIASAGGGAVGLKLIRAARDAAAMLPESHRWLLLTGPNLPETDFIGLSRAAPANITLARFRKDFPSLLGGAKVSISQAGYNTVGDLLRTNCRSILVPFVAGGETEQTVRAERLQALGLAAVLPEQGLTAEHVAAAVERVLAAPAGKDVTLDLTGAETTASIIRSMLG; encoded by the coding sequence ATGAGCACAAAACGCATCCTCTTTTACGTCCAGCACCTGCTCGGCATCGGCCACATCGCGCGCGCAAGCCGCATTGCCGACGCATTGGTCAAGGACGGTTTTGACGTGACGGTCGCAACAGGCGGCTTGCCAGTCCCAGGCTTTCCCGGCGCAGGCATAAAGACCATAGCCTTGCCGCCGGTCGTTGCCAGCAATGCCGGCTTTTCGGGTCTGGCGGACGCCCACGGCAATGTCGCCGGCGACGCCTTTCTGTCAAGACGGCGCGACCTGCTGCTTGCCGCATTTCAGGAGGTGCGGCCGCATGCCGTCATCACCGAGGCCTTCCCCTTCGGCAGGCGTCAGATGCGCTTCGAACTGCTGCCGCTGCTCGATATGATCGGCAGGACGGATCCAAAGCCAAAACTCTTCAGTTCGGTGCGCGACATCCTTCAAGAAAACCGCAAGCCCGGCCGAGACGAGGAAACCGTCGACCTGGTGAAACGTCACTTCGACGCCGTGCTCGTTCACGGTGATGCGGATTTTGTGCGACTTGAAGATACCTTTCCGCTGACGGCCGAAATCGCAGACAAGGTACGATATACCGGGCTCGTTGCACCCAAGCCGGCCGCCGCTCCGACCGACGTCTTCGACATCATTGCCTCCGCTGGCGGCGGGGCCGTCGGCCTGAAGCTCATCCGCGCGGCGCGCGATGCGGCAGCCATGCTGCCCGAAAGTCATCGCTGGCTGCTCCTCACCGGTCCCAATCTGCCGGAGACGGACTTTATCGGGCTGAGCCGGGCCGCACCTGCCAACATCACGCTTGCGCGCTTCCGCAAGGACTTCCCCTCGCTGCTGGGCGGCGCGAAAGTCTCGATCTCGCAGGCAGGCTACAATACGGTCGGAGACCTGCTGCGAACAAATTGCCGTTCGATCCTTGTCCCCTTTGTCGCCGGCGGCGAAACGGAGCAGACGGTGCGGGCCGAGCGTTTGCAGGCACTGGGTCTCGCCGCAGTTCTTCCAGAGCAAGGACTGACCGCAGAGCATGTGGCGGCGGCGGTCGAAAGAGTGCTTGCAGCACCCGCCGGAAAGGACGTCACCCTCGATCTGACCGGAGCCGAGACAACTGCTTCGATCATCCGTTCGATGCTTGGTTGA
- a CDS encoding glycosyltransferase encodes MPERRKILVVLKGYPRLSETFIAQELLGLEKAGFHLTLISMRRPTDTKRHPVHDEIKARVVYLPEYLHEEPLRVLKGLFAGFGKPGFRALMKRFLADLPRDMSRNRFRRLGQALVLAREWPDNGQWLHAHFIHTPASVTDYASILTGVPWTVSAHAKDIWTSPDWELNTKLGTARWAVTCTRSGWEHMRSLTGRPDAVHLSYHGLDLARFGRFEGQHSNRDGTDPSDPVLLLSVGRAVEKKGYDVLLRALALLPKSLNWRFEHIGGGDELARLKALAAELGLAGNIAWKGAMAQKEVLAHYRSADLFALACRIAANGDRDGLPNVLVEASSQRLMCLSTDVSGVPELLTNGENGLVVRPEDPMALAGALEAAIRDPALRRQLGDAAEKRVREHFDYHSSIKQLIRLFEEEWQQPS; translated from the coding sequence TTGCCGGAGCGCCGCAAGATTCTTGTCGTGCTGAAAGGCTATCCGCGCCTTTCCGAAACCTTCATTGCCCAAGAGCTGCTCGGGCTGGAAAAAGCGGGCTTCCATCTGACGCTGATTTCGATGAGGCGGCCGACCGACACGAAACGCCACCCGGTACATGACGAGATCAAGGCGCGCGTCGTCTACCTGCCGGAATACCTGCACGAGGAGCCGCTGCGCGTCCTGAAGGGGCTTTTTGCCGGCTTTGGAAAGCCGGGTTTCAGGGCCTTGATGAAACGCTTTCTGGCCGATCTGCCACGCGATATGTCACGCAACCGCTTCCGCCGCCTCGGCCAGGCGCTGGTGCTCGCCCGCGAGTGGCCCGATAACGGTCAATGGCTGCACGCACACTTCATCCATACACCTGCTTCTGTCACCGATTATGCAAGCATCCTGACAGGCGTGCCCTGGACTGTCTCGGCCCATGCGAAAGACATCTGGACGTCACCCGACTGGGAGCTGAACACCAAGCTTGGCACCGCCCGCTGGGCGGTAACGTGCACGAGGAGCGGTTGGGAGCATATGCGAAGCCTGACCGGGCGGCCGGATGCGGTCCACCTCAGCTATCACGGCCTCGATCTGGCCCGCTTCGGCCGTTTCGAAGGCCAGCACTCCAACCGGGATGGCACCGATCCTTCCGACCCGGTTCTTCTATTGAGCGTCGGCCGGGCGGTCGAAAAGAAGGGGTACGACGTGCTGCTGCGCGCCCTTGCCCTGCTTCCAAAAAGCCTCAACTGGCGTTTCGAACACATCGGGGGCGGTGACGAACTGGCCAGATTGAAGGCGCTCGCCGCAGAGCTCGGACTTGCCGGCAACATTGCCTGGAAAGGCGCAATGGCGCAGAAGGAGGTGCTCGCTCATTACCGCAGCGCCGACCTGTTTGCGCTTGCCTGCCGCATTGCAGCCAACGGCGACAGGGATGGATTGCCAAATGTGCTGGTCGAGGCGTCGAGCCAGCGGCTGATGTGCCTTTCGACCGATGTTTCAGGCGTGCCGGAACTGCTGACAAACGGCGAGAACGGTCTCGTCGTTCGACCGGAAGATCCGATGGCGCTCGCTGGCGCGCTTGAGGCGGCGATACGCGATCCGGCGCTGCGAAGACAGCTGGGAGATGCGGCGGAAAAACGCGTGCGTGAGCATTTCGACTATCATTCCAGCATAAAGCAGCTGATACGCCTCTTCGAAGAGGAATGGCAACAACCCTCATGA
- a CDS encoding glycosyltransferase family protein yields MARRVEDARILMYSHDTFGLGHLRRCRTIAHALVEDYRGLNVLIISGATIAGAFDYRARVDFVKIPSVIKLHNGEYTSMASHIDLHETLKMRESSIRHTAETFQPDVFIVDKEPMGLKGEIEDTLAYLKARGTTLVLGLREIMDAPHLLDAEWKRNGIMQKIDQYYDSVWVYGPPDFYDPLIGLDVPHSVRRKMDFVGFLQRSVSLGKTSVNARKDDYILVTTGGGGDGSDLVHDVMNAYEHDATLEQKALVVLGPYMPAIERAKLVRKGENIPYIEVIEFDNHMEELMVGATGVVAMGGYNTYCEILSFDKPALVVPRVRPREEQLLRAQRASELGLVDMLLPDQSADPAIMAEALKRLPQRLPPSKSGRDMQLQGLDHISQTVGHWLDNRGSHLAVVGAE; encoded by the coding sequence ATGGCCAGACGCGTGGAAGATGCTCGCATTCTGATGTACAGCCACGATACGTTCGGCCTCGGCCACCTGCGCCGCTGTCGGACAATTGCACATGCGCTAGTCGAGGATTATCGTGGTCTCAATGTCCTGATCATTTCCGGCGCAACGATTGCCGGCGCGTTCGACTACCGGGCGCGCGTCGACTTCGTGAAGATCCCCAGCGTGATCAAGCTCCACAACGGCGAATATACGTCGATGGCGAGCCATATCGACCTTCACGAAACGCTGAAGATGCGCGAATCGAGCATCCGCCATACGGCAGAGACCTTTCAGCCGGACGTCTTCATCGTCGACAAGGAGCCGATGGGCCTCAAAGGGGAAATCGAGGACACGCTTGCTTATCTGAAGGCACGGGGCACGACATTGGTGCTCGGACTGCGCGAGATCATGGATGCGCCGCATCTGCTCGATGCCGAGTGGAAGAGGAACGGTATCATGCAGAAGATCGACCAGTATTACGACAGCGTGTGGGTCTACGGGCCGCCTGATTTTTACGATCCGCTGATCGGCCTCGATGTTCCCCACAGCGTTCGCCGGAAGATGGACTTCGTCGGCTTCCTGCAACGCAGCGTTTCGCTCGGCAAGACATCGGTCAACGCGCGCAAGGACGATTACATCCTCGTCACCACCGGCGGCGGCGGAGATGGTTCCGACCTCGTACATGACGTGATGAACGCCTATGAGCATGATGCGACGCTTGAGCAGAAAGCGCTGGTCGTGCTCGGACCCTACATGCCGGCAATCGAGCGCGCGAAACTCGTTAGGAAAGGGGAAAACATCCCCTATATCGAAGTGATCGAATTCGACAACCACATGGAAGAACTCATGGTCGGTGCCACGGGCGTCGTTGCCATGGGCGGCTACAACACCTATTGCGAGATTCTGTCCTTCGACAAGCCGGCGCTCGTCGTGCCGCGGGTCAGGCCGCGGGAAGAGCAGTTGCTGCGCGCCCAACGCGCCAGCGAACTCGGACTGGTGGACATGCTTCTGCCTGATCAGTCGGCTGATCCGGCCATCATGGCAGAGGCATTGAAACGGCTGCCGCAACGCCTGCCACCATCAAAGAGCGGACGCGACATGCAGCTTCAAGGGCTCGACCATATTTCGCAGACCGTCGGCCACTGGCTCGACAATCGCGGCAGCCATCTTGCCGTCGTCGGCGCAGAATAA
- a CDS encoding ABC transporter permease, which yields MSPLPPPGAPLQHYVSTAPFDPVATETMAAASSRIHLASQKQLMWWKFKQHRLALASGIFLLVVYLMILVVEFLAPYGLHTRNVDYIHSPPQRVHLFDKGELVGPFVYGRKMQLDLDTLRRIYTDDPNDVQPIRFFCRGDSYKFWGLVQSDLHLVCPAQGGQMYLLGTDRLGRDVLSRILYGARISLTIGLIGIAISFVLGIVIGGLAGYWGGVFDLIVQRVIEVLQSLPSLPLWMALAAIMPVTWSPIVIYFGITVILGIIDWTGLARAVRSKLLALREEDYVQAAQLMGASTPRIIARHLVPGFMSHLIASATISIPGMILGETALSFLGLGLRPPITSWGILLTEAKSVSVIAFYPWLLFPIIPVVLVILAFNFLGDGLRDAADPYK from the coding sequence ATGTCGCCCTTGCCACCGCCCGGCGCTCCCCTGCAGCACTATGTCTCGACCGCACCCTTCGATCCTGTCGCCACGGAAACGATGGCGGCTGCCAGTTCGCGTATTCACCTTGCTTCCCAAAAGCAGCTGATGTGGTGGAAGTTCAAGCAGCACCGTCTGGCGCTTGCTTCCGGCATCTTTTTGCTTGTCGTCTATCTGATGATACTGGTCGTTGAGTTTCTGGCGCCTTACGGCCTGCACACGCGCAATGTCGACTACATCCATTCCCCGCCCCAGCGCGTCCACCTCTTCGACAAGGGAGAATTGGTCGGTCCCTTCGTCTACGGCCGCAAGATGCAACTTGACCTTGACACGCTGCGCCGGATCTACACCGACGATCCTAACGACGTTCAGCCGATCCGCTTCTTCTGCCGTGGCGATTCCTATAAGTTTTGGGGCCTCGTTCAGTCCGATCTGCATCTTGTCTGCCCGGCACAAGGCGGCCAAATGTACCTGCTCGGCACCGATCGCCTCGGCCGCGACGTGCTCTCCCGTATCCTCTATGGCGCCCGGATTTCGTTGACGATCGGCCTGATCGGCATCGCGATCAGCTTCGTGCTCGGCATCGTCATCGGCGGCCTTGCCGGCTATTGGGGCGGCGTCTTCGACCTGATCGTCCAGCGGGTGATCGAGGTGCTGCAGTCGCTGCCGAGCCTGCCGCTATGGATGGCTCTTGCAGCCATCATGCCGGTGACGTGGAGCCCGATCGTCATCTATTTCGGTATTACCGTAATCCTCGGCATCATCGATTGGACCGGGCTTGCGCGTGCTGTGCGTTCCAAGCTTCTGGCGCTGCGCGAAGAGGATTACGTGCAGGCTGCCCAACTGATGGGGGCAAGCACGCCCCGCATCATCGCGCGGCATCTGGTTCCCGGCTTCATGTCGCATCTGATTGCCTCGGCGACGATCTCGATCCCGGGCATGATCCTCGGCGAAACGGCGCTTTCTTTTCTAGGGCTCGGCCTTCGGCCGCCGATCACCAGCTGGGGTATCTTGCTCACCGAGGCCAAGAGCGTCAGCGTCATTGCCTTTTATCCGTGGCTGCTTTTCCCGATTATTCCAGTGGTTCTTGTCATTTTGGCCTTCAACTTTCTGGGAGATGGGTTGCGCGATGCAGCAGATCCCTACAAATAG
- a CDS encoding ABC transporter permease — MLRYILWRIAAMVPTLLVISALVFTIIELPPGDFFESQIAELRAQGESANLQEIEELRQQYGFDKPAIIRYFYWVGGMLHGDFGYSFEYQLPVSAVVGDRLWLTILVSFTTILVTWLIAFPIGIYSATHQYSWSDYGLTFLGLLGIAIPNFMLALILMYFANIWFGISIGHLMDQKYLSEPMSWEKARSILSHLWIPVIIVGTAGTAGMIRRLRANLLDEMQKQYVTTARAKGLHPTRALIKYPLRMALNFFVADIGSILPSIISGAEIVAIVLSLETTGPMLIKALQSQDMYLAGSFLMFLAFLNVIGVLISDIALGFLDPRIRLQGRSTK; from the coding sequence GTGCTGAGATATATTCTCTGGCGGATTGCCGCCATGGTCCCGACGCTGCTCGTGATTTCGGCGCTCGTCTTTACAATCATCGAGTTGCCGCCGGGCGATTTCTTCGAAAGCCAGATCGCCGAGCTGCGCGCGCAGGGCGAGAGCGCGAACCTGCAGGAAATCGAAGAGCTGCGGCAGCAATACGGTTTCGACAAACCGGCGATCATCCGCTACTTCTATTGGGTCGGCGGCATGCTGCACGGCGACTTCGGCTATTCGTTCGAATACCAACTGCCGGTCTCCGCAGTGGTCGGCGACCGCCTGTGGCTGACGATCCTCGTTTCCTTCACGACCATCCTGGTGACGTGGCTGATTGCTTTTCCGATCGGCATCTATTCCGCTACCCATCAATATAGCTGGAGCGACTACGGGCTGACGTTTCTCGGGCTGCTCGGCATTGCCATTCCGAACTTCATGCTGGCACTCATCCTGATGTATTTCGCCAATATCTGGTTCGGCATCTCGATCGGTCATCTGATGGACCAGAAATATCTCTCCGAGCCTATGAGCTGGGAGAAGGCGCGCTCGATCCTGTCCCACCTCTGGATCCCTGTCATCATCGTCGGCACGGCGGGTACGGCCGGCATGATCCGCCGCCTTCGTGCCAATCTGCTGGATGAGATGCAGAAGCAGTATGTGACGACTGCGCGCGCCAAAGGTCTTCATCCGACCCGTGCGCTCATCAAATATCCGCTGCGCATGGCGCTCAACTTCTTTGTCGCCGACATCGGTTCGATCCTGCCGTCGATCATCTCCGGCGCCGAGATCGTTGCCATCGTGCTGTCGCTCGAAACGACCGGCCCAATGCTGATCAAGGCACTGCAGAGCCAGGACATGTATCTTGCCGGTTCCTTCCTGATGTTCCTTGCCTTCCTGAACGTCATCGGCGTGTTGATTTCCGACATCGCCCTCGGCTTCCTCGATCCGCGCATCCGTCTGCAAGGCAGGAGCACCAAATAA